The following proteins come from a genomic window of Mustela lutreola isolate mMusLut2 chromosome 6, mMusLut2.pri, whole genome shotgun sequence:
- the CRISP2 gene encoding cysteine-rich secretory protein 2, with the protein MALFPVVLFLAILLLPSLPTEGKDPSFTALLTTQTQIQKDIVNKHNELRKSVSPPASNMLKMEWNREAAANAQKWANKCTLEHSVPEDRKTSTKCGENLYMSSYPAPWSDAIQSWYDERHNFVYGVGPKSSNAVVGHYTQLVWYSTYHVGCGIAYCPNQENLKYYYVCQYCPAGNNVSKKNTPYQQGTPCASCPGNCDNGLCTNSCEFEDLLSNCDSLKKTAGCGHELLKEKCKATCLCENKIY; encoded by the exons gaTCCATCCTTTACTGCTTTGCTAACCACTCAAACGCAAATCCAAAAAGATATTGTAAATAAACACAATGAACTAAGGAAATCAGTCTCTCCACCTGCCAGCAACATGCTAAAGATG gaatggaacagagaagcagcagcaaatGCACAAAAGTGGGCAAACAAGTGCACTTTGGAACACAGTGTGCCAGAGGATCGAAAAACCA GTACAAAATGTGGTGAGAATCTCTATATGTCAAGTTACCCTGCTCCGTGGTCAGATGCAATCCAAAGCTGGTATGATGAGCGCCATAATTTTGTCTATGGTGTAGGACCTAAGAGTTCCAATGCAGTTGTTGGACATTACACCCAG CTCGTTTGGTACTCTACTTACCATGTTGGATGTGGAATTGCCTATTGTCCCAATCAAGAGAATCTAAAATACTACTATGTTTGCCAATATTGTCCTGC tggcAATAACGTGAGTAAAAAGAATACCCCTTATCAACAAGGGACACCTTGTGCCAGTTGCCCTGGTAACTGTGACAATGGACTATGCA CCAACAGTTGCGAGTTTGAAGATCTCCTTAGTAACTGTGATTCCTTGAAGAAAACAGCTGGTTGTGGACATGAATTGCTTAAGGAAAAGTGCAAGGCAACTTGCCTATGTGAAAACAAAATTTACTGA